The Apium graveolens cultivar Ventura chromosome 10, ASM990537v1, whole genome shotgun sequence nucleotide sequence TGAAGTAAATCTTTATTCATACTTTTTGAGAGTGTGAGCTGTATTACTAGATGTTTATGGTTTGATATCCTAATTTGTTGGCTATATGTTCTGGTTTCTGCATCAACAACATTCTTCtctattttaaaatattgttaAGTATTATTTTGTGTGATTTTGTATAGACTTTATATTGCAATTATAATCTATACCAGGACCATTTATGAACTTTATTGTGTTCTAATGTGCTTGAAGCCTAGGTTCTTGGTATTGCTATGAATAATTGCAGTGAAGTCAAACATCAATTTTTTTATCAGAGTATAATTTTGAGGTTGATTATTTGTTAAAGGACTTGTTACTTTTTAGCAGTCAAAAGTATTTAGGTAAAGACTTTTGTTAATCTGTTTCTGGTTCTTGGTTCTTTGTGGTTGGTAATTTGATGGCCATCAAAAGAGATGGAAGGCCCAAGGTTGTCTTATCACTAATGTTCATTAAAATCAAAAGCAGCTCGGTTTCATAGGAAAACTGAACCAACTTAAGACTAATGAGTCCAGAAATAGAATTGTAGTACCTGATAAGAAGATAGTGCTTTCAAATCTACTGGTATTGTGGTGGACAGAAAACCCCTAGTGACTAATGTCATAACTTGAATAAGCATCATAGTTACAACTGTCAATACATTATTGCCTGCTTCACAGACTGATAATTGAAGGGAGAAACAAAACACAGGAAGAGGAGGCCCAGGCATGTAGAGGAAGATAAATTTGCACCGGCAGGAGAAGAATGCATGTGAAAGAATAAGACATTTAGATATCACAATGCATGTAAGTAGATTCATTCTGGCACTCTCACCTTTTCTATGCCGGGCCTATAGTATGGGAATCTGATTGACTTCCCACGTTCTCTGCAACACCCTCAGCCCCACTCTACATTTTTCTCTCTTCACAAGATAACATTAGATTCTCTTCCCAGTTTTTACCTTACTGCTTTTGCAGTCCTGATTTCTGGTTTCAAATTGTTTTCCTTGCTCAAAAACATGTTAATTTCGTGCCATTCAACAACTTGCCGAGATTTAGTAAATACAAATATTCAAAGCTTAAACGAACGATTCTGGTTTGGTTGATCGAGTCATGTCGTGTCCAGGTACATTCCCTCCACTACACACTTTTGAGGTTGGAGTACAAAACCCACCAAATCACGATGCTTTACCCCATTAAGAATTGAAATAAGGTTAATAAGTACTTAAGTGTCCCATAGTAACTGTAACACAGTGGTTGTATATGTCATCTTATTGTCTGAGATCAAAACATATTGATAAAACTAAAGGTAAATAAGATTTGTATATGTCATTTTCATGTATCAACATAATGCGATCCAAAACTTTTCATATATTTCTTTGATTATCTACATTTTTACAGCTTAAATCCGCGGAGATACTAACTAGGACATAGAACTCATTGGGTTCTCAGACTTCCATTACTAGAAGGAACAGCAGAACAGCGACTACACAGACTGATAGCGCCTTTTAAGCGGATTGCATATGTATGATATGCAATCCACATATTTCAAATAAATCTGTGAGGAAATTTTGAGAAGTAATAGAGTGCCCAACTTACCGGCCATCAGTTGATGTAAACGAATCAGCAAATCCAGCAGGTCTTGATGGAATACTACCTTTACTGTCCTCAAGGTCCACATAACTGAAGTCTTTTCCTTCAGCTTCTTGCCATCCCTTCACCATTTGGTTAAGTGGAAGGCTATAATCAATACCACAGTATTCCTCGATTTCATCTTTTAGCGGTTTCCATTTCTCAACTAGTGGACCCAAGACGTTCACTGCATGACCCATTTCAGGTCTTTGGTTGGGCTCTCTAGCAGTGCAGTGACCAGCCAATTCAGCAATAGCACAAATGCTTTcaaatatttcttctttcatgtCGAGGGCTGGGTCAATTGCAGCCTTTAGCTTCTCTTTGCAGGATTTGATATTCCAGAACCATGCTGCCAAGTATTGGGTTTCCTCGGGTCTGTCCTCATCCAGTGCCATCAACCCGGTTAACAGCTCCATTAGCACGACGCCGAAGCTGAACACATCAGCTTTTGTTGTAATCTTACCCGTGACTGAATCACCATAATCATGAGTTAGAATGATATATTAGAATGGTGGATAGAATGATATCTTAGAATGGTGGaagaaaatataataaaatcATAACCGTGTGACAAGTACATGATTTGTTGAAATATGTTGGGTACATTTGAAGACATCTAGCAGAGTGAAGAACTAATCTTAGGCTCTTTAATTTAGCTAGCTAGATAAACAAAAACAGATAAAAACTTCTGGTCTCTCTTTTATAGGAAATCAAAATTAAATTATATATCACCCCCGCTCTCTGAACCAAATCATTAATAAAATTCAGAAAGACTATATGTGTCAAATAACAAATGCAGACTAGTCTCTTTGGATGCCTAAACAGTAAACATTGTGGGGTATTTGGTTATTTAATTTAAGCAGAGTGTAAACATAATATTCTTTTGCGGATGAACTCTGTAGCTATTCTTACAGGACGTACGTTTTTCTTTACAGATTATGTACAATTATAATACCAGAAAGACATGAAAATTGGACTTATGTCAACTCTATCTGTatcttatatttattttttggtgcatatctgtatattatatatagGAGTATTGGACTAGATTGTTAAGTACTTCAATGATCTAAAATTATTCTGCAACAAGCGGAACTTTGTATAGCAAGAAAAGACAGATATAGGTTCGTACTTGGTAGTATGTAAGAATGAGAACACTTTTACCTGCATATTCCGGTGCTAGGTACCCAAATGTTCCGGCTAACCTTGTAGCCACGGATTTCTCACCATCGGGAGCTAGTTTCACTAATCCAAAATCTGATATTTTTGCCTTGAAATCGTCACCCAGTAAGATGTTTGAAGACTTCAGATCTCGGTGTATGAAGCTTCGGTGAGCCAGAGTATGAAGATATTCCAATCCTCTAGCCACATCCAGAGCAATATTTAGCCTCTTTTTCCATGAAAGGGGCTCTAGTTTTAAGTTCTTCCAGTGAAATAGATGCCTGCTAAGCGCCCCCAGAGGCATGTACTCATAAACCAGTATTCTCTCGAACCCTTCTATAGAATAGCCTAAAAGTGACACCAGATGTCTATGGCGAACCTTTGAAAGAACAGCAATTTCAGCCTCAAATTCATCCAAAGCTTTTCCACTACTGACTCCTGCCTCCATCCTTTTCACTGCTATTTTTGTTCCATCATCAAACTCGCCCTTATAAACTACCCCAAAACCTCCACGTCCTAGCTCATTCTCTGGGGCAAAGTTCTTGGTGACTTTTCGAAGAACTTGAACAGACACGATCATATTTCCGGTGTCTGTCAAATGAGAATTCATTCCACTACTGTATCTGCTAGCAAAACTGCTCTCTGTCAGCAAATTAGCGCTTCCATTGTTGCTATCGACTACCACCTTAACCGTATTGTCAGAATCAGACAGGTCTTTTGGATGAACCAGTAGGGATGTGGGAATTTCGACAGAGTTTCTCCTCTTTTTACATAAATATATAGATAGGGGAACCGCCATAAAAATCAGGACTCCAAAAGTCGCAATTGGAATCACAAACACGACTAGATTAGACCTCTTCTTTTTGTTTGATTCAGGATGAGGCTTCAAACCTGCAGATTGAGAAATTGGATTGTTGGGAAGGGACATAGATTCCTCGGGAGACTGTCCATTGTCTGGAGTAGAATTGGACTTATTGGAATTCAACAAAGGGTTTCCATTTAAGTACAGTTTAACACTGCTAGCAAACTTTGGTACAGGAAGGGAAAGGTTGTTGCCACTTACATCCAACACCTTCAAAGATTTTAAGTTAACCCAACTTGGTGGAATTGGACCTGTTAGATTGTTAGAACCAAGTATTATTTCACTAACCGAATGCAGGTCTGCAATTGAAGAACTCAAGGTACCAGAAAGATTGAACTTGCGAAGATTTATCATAGTAACTTCTTGATTGCCATTGCATATCAAACCCAACCATGGTCCATCACACGGCTTATTTCCAGACCATGAAGAAACAAGCCTTGGTGGGTAATTTACCCCATCAAGAAACCCTAACAATGCCATAACCTCCGGGGCACAAGGCAATCCTGGATCAGATTGACAAAATGAATTTGTCTTGTAACTAGCATTTACACCTTTGAACTTGGGAATAGGACCCATGAAGTGATTATTATTCAAATCCAAACTCTTAAAATGTATAGTAGCGAGGCTATCAGGAATCAGACCAACAAGATCATTACTATTGAGATTCAGTTCCTGTAATGAAGCTAAATCACCAACATTCTTGGGAATTTTACCTGAAAAATGATTCCCATGAAGCCACAAACTAGCAAGTGAACTCATTGATGCAACTACATCAATAGTACCCGACATTCCATGGCTTTCGCCACCAGATTGCTCATTCAACCAAAGAATCCTCACACCTGAGCCTTCAAATGTAGCTGGTATACCACCAGAAAGCCTATTAAAAGACAATTTCAAAACCTCTAACGACGACATTTGTCCCAAAAATTCCGGCAAACCTCCAGCCAAATTACAGTCCATCAAAGAAAGATTCGTCAACTGAGCTGAATTTTGCAAATCAATAGGCAATGACCAACCGACAGTCTTATTAAGAAGAGGATTATTATCCAATGCCAATACCTCCAAACCATCAAGTCCTCGGAAAAAATCCGAGGGAATAGAATCAAAACTATTAAAATCCAAATAAGCATACCTCAATCTTGATAATCCACTAAAAGAAGGTAAAGCCCCAGTGAACTGATTTTTTTGAAGGCCTACATTTGTAAGCATAGATAAGTTATTAAAATTCCTAGGCAAAGGACCCTTCAAGTCTaagccttgaacttgaatttGTGAAACCCTATTACCAGTACAAAATATATGTGGCCAACTAGGAGGACCACATGGGTCATCATTATTAGGCCACTTCAAGACCTCGGCATTTGACAATCCTTTACTAAATTGTTTAATAATTGCAAGATCATTAGGGTCTGTAGTACTAATAACTAATGAAACAAGATATATACAAAGAGTAATAGTAAGCTTTATCTGATCAGCTTCcattaaaaatcttgaaatcaaaGCCTGATCAGGTGTCGGTGGAGAAGCTGAAGCTCCATGTCAGCTCTAATGGCTTGTTCTTCAAACACCCTtcacaaaatcttgaagtaaacAGTCAAAAAGGAGAGATTTTTAGTGATGATTAGAGTGAACAAAATTGCAGAGTTGTACAGGGTGTGTGTATATATACAAAAACAACACACATGTAAGGTGTTATATATAGAAGTTAAGTGAGGGAGGAAAATGTAAAGAAGAATAAGGAATGGATTAACAAACATATGTGGGATATACGCAGACGTGTATGTAAGTGAGCATAAACAGCGGATCTTAGTTATGAGAAAAATTCAAAACCCAGGGCTTGGCCTGAAATAAAAAGCTTGTATTCAAAGTGTTGAGGTTCAAGGCAAAAGAAAATTACATTATTATTGGTGCAGCTAAAAAAACACATATTCATTCGTAAGAACCTTCCTTTTGATTTTATTATTACTATGTTGTTTTTGTCACATGTTGTGTGGAGTACGCGTGTCTTGGACTCATGGGAGTTCACTTTTACCATTCCAATTTCTACAGCCTACTGATTTACTTTTTAACTTTAACTGTGCATGTAATCATCTAGGTTACCTTTGGTGAAATTTTAGTTCCATTAGTCCATCTAGCTTACGAGGCCGAAATGAAAATCGTGTTTCGGGGTCCCAAACTATATATGCCTCGCATTTTTAGCAAATTTATATAGGAGAATAGCTCACTGATTGAGACCTAGATTTTACAATAGTTCttgtttttttattaaaaataaatatataattataaaattttgatCACTTGTTAGACAGAAAAAGCTTTGGTGATAAAATTCACCACAAACACGGTAGAGACACATATGTATTacttgtatatttttattttgttttcaaATTAAGAGGCACAGTTAATAGCCATGTCTATGATTCCAATTATATTGAAATATTGGGAAGAGTTTAAGGTGAACTTTTGTTTTTATGGATAATTGAATTTAAGTTTAATAATTGGATGGAGTGTTGGACCATTCCGTGGACAACCCGTGACATAACTCATCATGATTTGGTTAAATATGTGGATGTTAAATACTTGAATTTCATCCCAAGTTTACAGAAGATGAACTGTGCGTCTCTGTCTCTGTTTTTAAGTTTCCATCGTTATGTTAAATAAGAAGCTCTGCATGTAATTTCTATAATGTAAAGGAATTAATTAGACTAATTCAGTGTTGTTTTGGGAAAATTATCGTTTTCTTTTAATTTTATcctttatttttgaaaatttgttTTCCCACACCTAATTTGTTATTTTCCATTTTCTAGTTACTTTTTAATTTTAGTTACAATTTATAACTTTACTTATAGAGTAAAATTAAAATGTAattctttttaaattttataaattcaaaTAGGTTTGATATAATTTCTATgttaattcattttaaaaaatattaaataaaaaatatatgaaattataaatatgtaaataagcgatattattataaatattaatatactTGATTTTTTAAACTTGTATAATATCATTCACGAACACATAATTATTATAAGTTTTCATTTTATTTCCGGATCAAAACCAAAGAACCAAACACATACTTATTTTTTAGTCCCTTTTCTCGTATTTAGGGCCGTAAATGAGCCGAATCGAACCAAACTTTTAAGTGTTCAGGTATCAGTTTGTTAAAAATTTATTAAACTAGAGTTTGAACTTTTATCGAGTCACAAATTTTGTTCGTATATGAATTCATTAAAAAAAAGTTATTCACGAACATTGTTCACGAAAAGCTCACGAACTATCATTCAACGAACTTTTGATCGTAAacaatttattttattaactcaTTCTCACAATTCCCAAAATTTTGGCATGAGTTtcatttattattatttttatataaataaaaacatcaattaaattttttaaaaacataCAACCAAACGATTAAATTTGCGTGTTTATGTATtctattttttattaaattatgctatttatatttaatataatactATGGACACGCTAATTTTATACCTGAACATAAGTTAACTAAAATAGTTATATTTTTCAtctataatttattataatttaactTCTATagatataaaattttaatacatttaataaaaatagagaaatggataaaataaaatagtaaaataatttgcgcacacacacacatatatatatatatataattatttactaaatattataggaaaaatgaatttttttgtCACTCAACTATTTTCCTTTTTAGAAACTTACCACTGAACTATAAAGTCTCTCAAGTTTAGAACTCTACTAATTTTACAATTAGTAACTAATCATTCCGTTAATTAAAATTAACAGACGTTAATTATTCATCCAACGTGTTAATCTGTGTCTACATGGCAGATGACGTATAAATTTTAATTCTTATTATCTATATTATTAATAAAACAAAATGAAAAAAGATACAAAACCCTCCCCATCTAACACGATCAATTAAAAAACCCTCTTTTCACTGTTACGTGCATAAATGGGAGATTAGGGTTCTTGCTGATCAAAACAACCAGGAAGGCACAATTAGAAGGACAATAAGGTATGATTAATTCATAACTTGCAATTCCCATTACTATTAATTTGTGTTTGCACCATTTTATTCTTTTTAAccctttttttaattaattttgatAGGTTTAATGGACACGGTCAAGCTTGAAATA carries:
- the LOC141689498 gene encoding receptor protein kinase TMK1-like isoform X2, coding for MSSLEVLKLSFNRLSGGIPATFEGSGVRILWLNEQSGGESHGMSGTIDVVASMSSLASLWLHGNHFSGKIPKNVGDLASLQELNLNSNDLVGLIPDSLATIHFKSLDLNNNHFMGPIPKFKGVNASYKTNSFCQSDPGLPCAPEVMALLGFLDGVNYPPRLVSSWSGNKPCDGPWLGLICNGNQEVTMINLRKFNLSGTLSSSIADLHSVSEIILGSNNLTGPIPPSWVNLKSLKVLDVSGNNLSLPVPKFASSVKLYLNGNPLLNSNKSNSTPDNGQSPEESMSLPNNPISQSAGLKPHPESNKKKRSNLVVFVIPIATFGVLIFMAVPLSIYLCKKRRNSVEIPTSLLVHPKDLSDSDNTVKVVVDSNNGSANLLTESSFASRYSSGMNSHLTDTGNMIVSVQVLRKVTKNFAPENELGRGGFGVVYKGEFDDGTKIAVKRMEAGVSSGKALDEFEAEIAVLSKVRHRHLVSLLGYSIEGFERILVYEYMPLGALSRHLFHWKNLKLEPLSWKKRLNIALDVARGLEYLHTLAHRSFIHRDLKSSNILLGDDFKAKISDFGLVKLAPDGEKSVATRLAGTFGYLAPEYAVTGKITTKADVFSFGVVLMELLTGLMALDEDRPEETQYLAAWFWNIKSCKEKLKAAIDPALDMKEEIFESICAIAELAGHCTAREPNQRPEMGHAVNVLGPLVEKWKPLKDEIEEYCGIDYSLPLNQMVKGWQEAEGKDFSYVDLEDSKGSIPSRPAGFADSFTSTDGR
- the LOC141689498 gene encoding receptor protein kinase TMK1-like isoform X1, translating into MEADQIKLTITLCIYLVSLVISTTDPNDLAIIKQFSKGLSNAEVLKWPNNDDPCGPPSWPHIFCTGNRVSQIQVQGLDLKGPLPRNFNNLSMLTNVGLQKNQFTGALPSFSGLSRLRYAYLDFNSFDSIPSDFFRGLDGLEVLALDNNPLLNKTVGWSLPIDLQNSAQLTNLSLMDCNLAGGLPEFLGQMSSLEVLKLSFNRLSGGIPATFEGSGVRILWLNEQSGGESHGMSGTIDVVASMSSLASLWLHGNHFSGKIPKNVGDLASLQELNLNSNDLVGLIPDSLATIHFKSLDLNNNHFMGPIPKFKGVNASYKTNSFCQSDPGLPCAPEVMALLGFLDGVNYPPRLVSSWSGNKPCDGPWLGLICNGNQEVTMINLRKFNLSGTLSSSIADLHSVSEIILGSNNLTGPIPPSWVNLKSLKVLDVSGNNLSLPVPKFASSVKLYLNGNPLLNSNKSNSTPDNGQSPEESMSLPNNPISQSAGLKPHPESNKKKRSNLVVFVIPIATFGVLIFMAVPLSIYLCKKRRNSVEIPTSLLVHPKDLSDSDNTVKVVVDSNNGSANLLTESSFASRYSSGMNSHLTDTGNMIVSVQVLRKVTKNFAPENELGRGGFGVVYKGEFDDGTKIAVKRMEAGVSSGKALDEFEAEIAVLSKVRHRHLVSLLGYSIEGFERILVYEYMPLGALSRHLFHWKNLKLEPLSWKKRLNIALDVARGLEYLHTLAHRSFIHRDLKSSNILLGDDFKAKISDFGLVKLAPDGEKSVATRLAGTFGYLAPEYAVTGKITTKADVFSFGVVLMELLTGLMALDEDRPEETQYLAAWFWNIKSCKEKLKAAIDPALDMKEEIFESICAIAELAGHCTAREPNQRPEMGHAVNVLGPLVEKWKPLKDEIEEYCGIDYSLPLNQMVKGWQEAEGKDFSYVDLEDSKGSIPSRPAGFADSFTSTDGR